From Phragmites australis chromosome 5, lpPhrAust1.1, whole genome shotgun sequence, a single genomic window includes:
- the LOC133917642 gene encoding NDR1/HIN1-like protein 13 codes for MAEPRRTRPSTFQCAAATLLALVVVVVIVVLLWLFLHPSKLHLSVDHAATAGFNFTTAGALTGAFDLTLRAYNWDERAAVLYRSLDVGVWYNGTYLAGAQAPGFIQPPENETRIDVAAQAAATEVLPRDVEAGMKRERTEGKLTVDVHVWAKVRFRYGVVRTRRYTVRASCPAVVVDFASPTSFDRVYCHIHI; via the coding sequence ATGGCGGAGCCGAGGCGCACGCGGCCGTCGACGTTCCAGTGCGCCGCGGCCACACTGCTGGCTCTGGTCGTCGTAGTGGTCATCGTCGTCCTCCTGTGGCTCTTCCTCCACCCGTCGAAGCTCCACCTCTCCGTCGACCACGCCGCCACGGCGGGGTTCAACTTCACGACCGccggcgcgctcacgggcgccTTCGACCTCACCCTGCGCGCCTACAACTGGGACGAGCGCGCCGCGGTGTTGTACCGCTCGCTCGACGTCGGGGTGTGGTACAACGGCACGTACCTCGCGGGCGCCCAGGCGCCGGGGTTCATCCAGCCGCCGGAGAACGAGACGAGGATCGACGTGGCCGCGCAGGCCGCTGCGACGGAGGTGCTGCCGCGGGACGTGGAGGCGGGCATGAAGAGGGAGCGGACGGAAGGGAAGCTGACGGTGGACGTGCACGTCTGGGCCAAGGTGCGGTTCCGGTACGGCGTGGTGAGGACGCGGCGGTACACCGTGCGCGCGAGCTGCCCGGCGGTGGTCGTCGACTTCGCGTCGCCGACCTCGTTCGACCGGGTCTACTGCCACATTCATATCTGA